In Fusarium oxysporum f. sp. lycopersici 4287 chromosome 2, whole genome shotgun sequence, a genomic segment contains:
- a CDS encoding glycerol-3-phosphate dehydrogenase [NAD+], producing the protein MFRSLAVRSSFVFAKSSRLLSCTHIRTYSSATFGNMASLGGYSKKHKVTIVGSGNWGSTIAKIVAENTRANKDLFEEDVQMWVYEEDVTITKDSKLYDETTGDKPQKLTEVINKHHENVKYLPGIPLPSNIIANPDIRDAVKDSTILVFNLPHQFIANVCKQVNGHILPYARGISCIKGVNVTDDGISLFSEWIGDGLGIYCGALSGANLAREIAEEKWSETTIAYDPPALDNSRAPTPRTGSPNPTIGELPEMQHKDVRGRTSKTKLTAMPADYPPLDQDCFRTLFHRPYFHVQTVSDVAGVSLSGALKNVVALAAGFVDGRGWGDNAKAAIMRVGLMEMVKFGKEFFGETVHTATFTESSAGVADLITSCSGGRNFRCAKKAVEKGISVQEVEKQDLNGQKIQGTTTAEEVNSFLKARGLESEYPLFTAVNAILNGQAKVDDIPHLVQDS; encoded by the exons ATGTTTCGATCGCTTGCAGTGCGCTCTTCTTTCGTCTTTGCTAAATCTTCGAGATTACTCTCTTGTACTCATATTCGCACTTATTCTTCTGCGACATTCGGTAACATGGCGAGCTTGGGTGGATATTCAAAGAAGCACAAGGTGACCATTGTGGGATCCGGTAACTG GGGCTCAACAATTGCCAAGATCGTCGCTGAAAACACCCGCGCCAACAAAGATCTCTTCGAGGAAGATGTCCAGATGTGGGTCTACGAGGAGGACGTGACGATTACCAAGGACTCCAAATTATATGACGAAACCACCGGCGACAAGCCCCAGAAGCTCACAGAAGTCATCAACAAGCACCACGAGAACGTAAAGTACCTGCCCGGTATTCCTCTGCCCTCAaacatcatcgccaacccCGACATTCGCGACGCTGTCAAGGACTCCACCATTCTTGTCTTCAACTTGCCCCACCAGTTCATCGCAAACGTCTGCAAGCAGGTCAACGGACACATTCTTCCCTATGCTCGAGGAATCAGCTGTATCAAGGGTGTCAATGTCACTGACGACGGTATCAGCCTGTTCAGCGAGTGGATTGGTGACGGGCTAGGCATTTACTGTGGTGCCCTGAGTGGTGCTAACTTGGCTCGTGAAATTGCTGAGGAGAAGTGGTCAGAGACTACTATCGCTTACGACCCTCCGGCTCTTGACAACAGCAGAGCTCCCACGCCACGAACAGGTAGCCCCAATCCTACAATTGGCGAGCTTCCCGAAATGCAGCACAAGGACGTTCGAGGCCGAActtccaagaccaagctcACCGCTATGCCAGCCGATTATCCTCCTCTGGATCAGGATTGCTTCCGAACGCTCTTCCACCGACCTTACTTCCACGTCCAGACGGTCTCCGACGTTGCGGGTGTATCTCTGAGCGGTGCCTTGAAGAACGTAGTTGCTCTCGCAGCTGGTTTCGTCGACGGTCGTGGTTGGGGTGATAACGCAAAGGCAGCTATCATGCGCGTCGGTCTCATGGAAATGGTCAAGTTCGGCAAGGAATTCTTCGGCGAGACCGTCCACACAGCTACCTTTACCGAATCCTCCGCCGGTGTCGCCGACCTTATCACATCCTGCTCCGGCGGCCGTAACTTCCGTTGTGCCAAGAAGGCCGTCGAGAAGGGAATCTCCGTGCAAGAGGTCGAGAAGCAGGATCTCAACGGACAGAAGATCCAGGGTACAACCACCGCAGAGGAGGTGAACAGCTTCCTCAAGGCTCGCGGGTTGGAGTCGGAGTATCCGCTGTTCACGGCGGTGAATGCCATTCTCAACGGACAGGCCAAGGTGGACGACATCCCCCATCTGGTGCAGGATTCTTGA
- a CDS encoding hypothetical protein (At least one base has a quality score < 10) — protein MAEIDSTVPQTSMDPTQNFGHYINGADQSSMENGPGQKKHKNVRYRFLSPTEWAILARGVGGIIDIEHNKPVHPTSSLWPPNGLPQGLYRDCVYRRTISSYSFHFIGFVRAILFVLQLMIGASITALSSGGFDDTAITILAASNTVIAGLLALLHNSGIPDRYRYDKSEFQKVEDHIGEVLATGIVRADQSVQEALAKCYDRFDHARRTVEANMPSAYAPSQSTPSSRRGSQPQHQPLPPMPMPIPIPARAPTTVASTPTHTRATTEPITPPRKKSLNTEAAQEEKGPTTKPSE, from the coding sequence ATGGCGGAAATTGATTCAACCGTCCCCCAGACATCGATGGACCCTACTCAGAATTTCGGACACTACATAAACGGAGCAGATCAGAGCAGCATGGAGAATGGCCCGGGTCAGAAAAAACATAAGAATGTTAGATATCGCTTCCTATCGCCTACAGAATGGGCCATCCTAGCTCGAGGAGTTGGCGGGATTATAGATATAGAGCACAACAAGCCTGTTCATCCGACCAGTAGCCTCTGGCCCCCGAACGGCCTTCCCCAGGGTCTCTATCGCGATTGCGTCTACCGTCGTACCATTTCATCGTACTCATTTCACTTCATCGGCTTCGTTCGCGCAATTCTTTTTGTCTTGCAATTGATGATTGGTGCTAGTATCACAGCTCTCAGCTCTGGAGGGTTCGACGACACAGCCATCACTATTCTCGCTGCGTCCAACACAGTTATCGCGGGGCTGTTGGCTCTGTTGCACAACAGCGGTATTCCTGATCGATACAGATACGACAAGTCTGAGTTTCAAAAGGTCGAAGATCACATTGGAGAAGTTCTCGCCACGGGTATTGTACGTGCGGACCAGTCGGTCCAAGAGGCTCTCGCTAAGTGCTACGATCGTTTCGACCACGCCAGACGAACGGTTGAAGCCAATATGCCATCGGCTTATGCCCCAAGTCAATCAACGCCATCTTCACGGCGAGGATCCcaacctcaacatcagcCTCTACCACCGATGCCAATGCCTATACCGATACCAGCACGGGCACCGACGACAGTGGCATCAACTCCAACACACACGAGGGCAACAACAGAACCTATCACACCACCTAGAAAGAAGTCACTAAATACTGAAGCCgcccaagaagaaaagggtCCAACCACCAAGCCTAGCGAATGA